A genomic stretch from Georgenia muralis includes:
- a CDS encoding S1C family serine protease has protein sequence MSNDERTPARPEDQSRWTAPNRENGWTAERPPAPADGAEAPFGYERAGRPWRDGQDTVNGPTTRTGAFAEGSHDDGEAAGRPHGAAPHTTTPHTTTPYAATPYGAPPYAGRPYGTPQRDGRPYGGNPPGQPYGPTHEMPAALGGNTGRPADFGRPGDSDRRGTRRPGWGALVGTAAATALVVSLGTAGITGAFDEEARPAASTSVTDSAARGEPVVTSTTDDPDWANVAAAVRPSVVAIDVRTASGEGAGSGVVLDEEGHILTNDHVVGDALDGGIVVTLADGRMYEAEISGLDDSTDLAVITLTDPPDDLAPATLGDSDEVVVGDPVVAVGNPLGLSSTVTTGIVSALDRPVTTSEQSQQPGQQGTTVVTNAIQVDAAINPGNSGGPLFDATGRVIGINSSIAAMSGAAGGSSGSIGLGFAIPVNLARQVSDQLIANGVAEHAYLGVSMSDGTASTGEVTRTGARVETVQPSTPAESAGLQVGDVITAIDGDPVGGAESLTGYIRQYASGDDVTLTVVRDGEETEVSATLATREDQL, from the coding sequence ATGAGCAACGACGAGCGCACACCGGCCCGGCCGGAGGACCAGTCCCGTTGGACGGCGCCGAACCGCGAGAACGGCTGGACCGCCGAGCGCCCGCCCGCGCCCGCCGACGGCGCCGAGGCGCCCTTCGGGTACGAGCGCGCGGGGCGCCCCTGGCGCGACGGTCAGGACACCGTCAACGGCCCCACCACCCGGACCGGCGCGTTCGCCGAAGGGTCCCACGACGACGGCGAGGCCGCCGGCCGGCCGCACGGGGCCGCGCCGCACACGACCACGCCGCACACGACCACGCCGTACGCCGCCACGCCGTACGGCGCCCCGCCGTACGCCGGGCGCCCGTACGGGACCCCTCAGCGGGACGGCCGGCCGTACGGGGGAAACCCCCCGGGCCAGCCCTACGGCCCGACCCACGAGATGCCGGCTGCCCTCGGTGGGAACACCGGACGGCCGGCCGACTTCGGACGGCCGGGCGACTCCGACCGGCGCGGCACCCGCCGCCCCGGCTGGGGTGCGCTCGTCGGCACCGCTGCCGCCACCGCCCTCGTCGTGAGCCTCGGCACGGCGGGGATCACCGGTGCCTTCGACGAGGAGGCGAGACCCGCCGCGAGCACCTCCGTGACCGACAGCGCCGCCCGGGGTGAGCCGGTCGTGACGTCGACGACGGACGACCCCGACTGGGCGAACGTGGCAGCCGCCGTCCGTCCCAGCGTGGTCGCGATCGACGTGCGGACCGCCTCCGGGGAGGGGGCCGGCTCCGGCGTCGTGCTGGACGAGGAGGGGCACATCCTCACCAACGACCACGTCGTGGGGGACGCCCTCGACGGCGGCATCGTCGTCACCCTCGCCGACGGGCGCATGTACGAGGCGGAGATCTCGGGCCTCGACGACTCCACCGACCTCGCCGTCATCACCCTCACCGACCCGCCGGACGACCTGGCGCCGGCCACCCTGGGCGACTCCGACGAGGTCGTGGTGGGCGACCCGGTCGTCGCCGTCGGCAACCCGCTCGGGCTCAGCTCCACGGTCACGACCGGCATCGTCTCGGCCCTGGACCGACCGGTGACGACGAGCGAGCAGTCCCAGCAGCCCGGTCAGCAGGGCACGACCGTGGTGACGAACGCCATCCAGGTCGACGCCGCGATCAACCCGGGCAACTCCGGCGGCCCGCTGTTCGACGCCACGGGCCGGGTCATCGGGATCAACAGCTCGATCGCCGCGATGTCCGGCGCCGCCGGCGGCTCCTCCGGCAGCATCGGGCTGGGCTTCGCCATCCCGGTCAACCTGGCCCGACAGGTCTCCGACCAGCTCATCGCCAACGGCGTCGCCGAGCACGCCTACCTCGGCGTCTCGATGTCGGACGGCACGGCGAGCACCGGCGAGGTCACCCGCACAGGCGCGCGGGTCGAGACCGTCCAGCCGAGCACGCCGGCCGAGTCGGCCGGGCTGCAGGTGGGCGACGTCATCACCGCGATCGACGGCGACCCGGTCGGTGGCGCCGAGTCCCTCACGGGCTACATCCGTCAGTACGCCAGCGGCGACGACGTCACGCTCACCGTCGTCCGCGACGGCGAGGAGACCGAGGTCAGCGCCACGCTCGCCACCCGCGAGGACCAGCTCTGA
- a CDS encoding isochorismate synthase: protein MITTDPRPVPPEPGAVPAARELFVRTVEIDDVGDLLAALPRADPALTFSWVRRGEGVVGWGEALRIETAGADRIAAADRAWVAAVSAMTVEDGVRLPGTGPVAFGSFAFSAGSPAGGVLVVPEVVLGRREGRTWLTTVRAEGAAADELGVDELGVDELGVDELGVDDVGHARVGATARTLSPTPVTSPGEVRYADGALSAREWSAAVAGVIARIRAGEVTKVVMARDVVATAQRPLDVRHLLSRLAAGYPGCWTFSVDRLVGATPELLVRREKGLAACRVLAGTIRRTGDDADDLRRAAELARSSKDLEEHELAVASLVRALRPYCASINVPEAPFVLHLPNVMHLASDVTGVVDGALGHPSTYRTHTPGGSGPSSLALAAALHPTAAVGGTPTPAALAVLAESERMDRGRYAGPVGWIGADGDGEWGIGLRSGEIAADDPHRIRLFAGCGVVAASDPAAELAESEAKLQPMREALV from the coding sequence ATGATCACGACCGACCCCCGCCCCGTCCCGCCCGAGCCCGGCGCCGTCCCGGCGGCGCGCGAGCTGTTCGTGCGGACGGTGGAGATCGACGACGTCGGGGACCTCCTGGCCGCCCTGCCCCGCGCCGACCCCGCGCTCACCTTCTCGTGGGTCCGGCGCGGCGAGGGCGTGGTGGGCTGGGGCGAGGCGCTGCGGATCGAGACGGCCGGCGCGGACCGCATCGCCGCGGCCGACCGGGCGTGGGTCGCGGCCGTCTCGGCGATGACCGTCGAGGACGGCGTCCGGCTGCCCGGCACGGGTCCGGTCGCCTTCGGCTCCTTCGCCTTCTCGGCAGGGTCCCCGGCCGGCGGGGTGCTCGTGGTGCCCGAGGTCGTGCTCGGTCGGCGCGAGGGCCGGACCTGGCTGACCACGGTCCGCGCCGAGGGTGCCGCGGCCGATGAGCTGGGTGTCGACGAGCTGGGTGTCGACGAGCTGGGTGTCGACGAGCTGGGCGTCGACGACGTCGGTCACGCCCGTGTCGGCGCCACCGCGCGCACGCTCTCGCCCACGCCCGTCACGTCCCCCGGCGAGGTGCGCTACGCCGACGGCGCGCTGAGCGCCCGGGAGTGGTCGGCCGCCGTCGCCGGCGTCATCGCACGGATCCGGGCCGGTGAGGTCACCAAGGTCGTCATGGCGCGCGACGTCGTGGCCACCGCCCAGCGGCCGCTCGACGTCCGTCACCTGCTCAGCAGGCTCGCCGCCGGGTACCCCGGCTGCTGGACGTTCAGCGTCGACCGGCTCGTCGGGGCGACGCCGGAGCTGCTCGTGCGGCGGGAGAAGGGCCTGGCCGCCTGCCGGGTGCTCGCCGGCACGATCCGGCGCACGGGCGACGACGCGGACGACCTGCGGCGCGCCGCCGAGCTCGCCCGGTCGTCGAAGGACCTCGAGGAGCACGAGCTGGCCGTCGCCTCGCTCGTGCGGGCGCTGCGGCCGTACTGCGCGAGCATCAACGTGCCCGAGGCGCCCTTCGTCCTGCACCTGCCCAACGTCATGCACCTCGCCAGCGACGTCACCGGGGTCGTCGACGGGGCGCTGGGTCATCCGAGCACCTACCGGACCCACACCCCGGGCGGGTCGGGGCCGTCCTCGCTCGCGCTCGCCGCGGCGCTCCACCCCACCGCCGCCGTGGGCGGGACACCGACACCCGCGGCGCTGGCCGTCCTCGCCGAGTCGGAGCGGATGGACCGTGGCCGGTACGCCGGGCCCGTGGGCTGGATCGGGGCCGACGGCGACGGCGAGTGGGGCATCGGGCTGCGCTCGGGCGAGATCGCCGCCGACGACCCCCACCGGATCCGCCTGTTCGCCGGCTGCGGGGTGGTGGCGGCCTCCGACCCGGCCGCCGAGCTGGCCGAGTCGGAGGCGAAGCTCCAGCCCATGCGCGAGGCGCTCGTCTGA
- a CDS encoding demethylmenaquinone methyltransferase: MSRASLEKKPREVAGMFDGVAPRYDLTNDVLSLGQDRIWRVATRKAVGARPGDRVLDLAAGTGTSSEEYADRGIDVVPCDFSTGMMAVGKRRRPDLPFVAGDATALPFADESFDAVTISFGLRNVVDTDRALREMLRVTRPGGRLVICEFSRPTFAPFRAVYHGYLTQALPRVASLVSSNTDAYTYLAESIVSWPDQVVLGGIMRRAGWHDVAYRNLSGGIVALHRATRPA; this comes from the coding sequence ATGAGCCGAGCCAGCTTGGAGAAGAAGCCCCGTGAGGTCGCGGGCATGTTCGACGGCGTCGCCCCGCGCTACGACCTCACCAACGACGTCCTCTCCCTCGGGCAGGACCGGATCTGGCGGGTCGCGACGCGCAAGGCCGTCGGCGCACGTCCGGGCGACCGGGTGCTGGACCTGGCCGCCGGCACGGGCACCTCGTCGGAGGAGTACGCCGACCGCGGGATCGACGTCGTCCCCTGCGACTTCTCGACCGGGATGATGGCCGTGGGGAAGCGACGCCGGCCGGACCTGCCCTTCGTCGCCGGCGACGCGACCGCACTGCCGTTCGCCGACGAGAGCTTCGACGCCGTCACCATCTCCTTCGGGCTGCGCAACGTCGTCGACACCGACCGTGCGCTGCGCGAGATGCTCCGCGTCACCCGGCCGGGCGGTCGGCTGGTCATCTGCGAGTTCTCCCGGCCCACCTTCGCGCCCTTCCGGGCGGTGTACCACGGCTACCTCACCCAGGCGCTGCCGCGGGTGGCGTCCCTGGTGTCGTCCAACACCGACGCCTACACCTACCTGGCCGAGTCGATCGTCAGCTGGCCGGACCAGGTGGTGCTCGGCGGCATCATGCGGCGCGCAGGCTGGCACGACGTCGCCTACCGCAACCTCTCCGGCGGCATCGTCGCGCTGCACCGGGCCACGAGGCCGGCGTGA
- a CDS encoding geranylgeranyl reductase family protein, translating into MSEADADVIVVGAGPGGSATAHYLAQTGLEVLLLEKGTFPRDKVCGDGLTPRAVAELIRMGVPTPEDEGWIRNWGLRTYGAGYRLELPWPELAEMPAYGLARSRMNLDETLARHAVASGATLREGMSVTGPVRHERSGRILGVTARPVDAAGRRSGDELTLRAPLVVDAGGVSARLATSMGVEKNMNRPMGVAVRTYFRSPRHDDPMMESHLELWDGKPGESNLMPGYGWVFALGDGTVNVGLGSLSSTARPTGLDYKTMFRTWMENAPAEWELTPENQIGELRSAALPMAFNRKPHYTQGLLLVGDSGGMVSPFNGEGIAYAMQAGRIAADVMSQALARSSGYALEKTLRTYPKILAEELGGYYSLGQVFARIIEHPEIMRICVRYGLPRPTLMRFVMKLLSDGFDRRDGDWMDRLITALTKIAPAS; encoded by the coding sequence ATGTCCGAGGCGGACGCCGACGTCATCGTCGTAGGCGCCGGCCCCGGTGGCTCGGCCACCGCGCACTACCTCGCCCAGACCGGGCTCGAGGTGCTCCTGCTGGAGAAGGGCACGTTCCCGCGCGACAAGGTCTGCGGCGACGGCCTGACGCCCCGGGCGGTCGCCGAGCTCATCCGCATGGGCGTGCCCACGCCCGAGGACGAGGGCTGGATCCGCAACTGGGGCCTGCGGACCTACGGGGCCGGGTACCGCCTGGAGCTGCCCTGGCCCGAGCTCGCCGAGATGCCGGCCTACGGCCTCGCCCGCTCCCGCATGAACCTCGACGAGACCCTCGCCCGGCACGCGGTCGCCTCGGGGGCGACGCTCCGCGAGGGGATGTCCGTCACAGGCCCGGTCCGCCACGAGCGCTCCGGCCGGATCCTCGGCGTCACCGCCCGCCCGGTCGACGCCGCCGGACGGCGCAGCGGCGACGAGCTCACCCTGCGTGCGCCGCTGGTCGTCGACGCCGGCGGCGTCTCGGCACGCCTGGCCACCTCGATGGGCGTCGAGAAGAACATGAACCGCCCCATGGGCGTGGCCGTGCGCACCTACTTCCGCTCGCCCCGCCATGACGACCCGATGATGGAGTCGCACCTGGAGCTGTGGGACGGCAAGCCGGGAGAGTCGAACCTCATGCCCGGGTACGGATGGGTCTTCGCCCTCGGCGACGGCACCGTGAACGTCGGCCTGGGCTCCCTCTCCTCGACGGCGCGGCCCACCGGGCTGGACTACAAGACGATGTTCCGCACGTGGATGGAGAACGCGCCGGCTGAGTGGGAGCTGACGCCGGAGAACCAGATCGGCGAGCTGCGCAGCGCGGCCCTGCCGATGGCGTTCAACCGCAAGCCGCACTACACCCAGGGGCTCCTCCTGGTCGGGGACTCCGGCGGCATGGTCTCGCCCTTCAACGGCGAGGGGATCGCCTACGCGATGCAGGCCGGGCGCATCGCCGCCGACGTCATGTCGCAGGCCCTGGCCCGCAGCTCGGGGTACGCGCTGGAGAAGACGCTGCGCACCTACCCCAAGATCCTCGCCGAGGAGCTCGGCGGCTACTACAGCCTCGGCCAGGTCTTCGCCCGGATCATCGAGCACCCCGAGATCATGCGGATCTGCGTGCGGTACGGTCTGCCCCGGCCGACACTCATGCGGTTCGTCATGAAGCTCCTCTCCGACGGCTTCGACCGCCGCGACGGGGACTGGATGGACCGGCTCATCACGGCGCTGACGAAGATCGCCCCCGCCTCATGA
- a CDS encoding NADH-quinone oxidoreductase subunit A, translated as MTNPYVPLLIMMAVAAAMALGGLGASAVIGPKRYNRAKVANYECGVDPTPRAPSAGRFPVKYYLVAMTFIIFDIEVVFLYPWAVAFNELATFGLVAMLGFIFLITVPYVYEWRRGGLEWD; from the coding sequence ATGACCAACCCGTACGTCCCGCTGCTCATCATGATGGCGGTGGCGGCAGCGATGGCCCTCGGGGGCCTCGGGGCGAGCGCGGTCATCGGGCCCAAGCGGTACAACCGGGCGAAGGTGGCCAACTACGAGTGCGGCGTGGATCCCACGCCGCGGGCGCCCAGCGCCGGCCGCTTCCCGGTGAAGTACTACCTGGTCGCCATGACCTTCATCATCTTCGACATCGAGGTGGTCTTCCTCTACCCGTGGGCGGTGGCGTTCAACGAGCTCGCCACCTTCGGGCTGGTGGCCATGCTCGGCTTCATCTTCCTGATCACGGTGCCGTACGTGTACGAGTGGCGCCGCGGCGGGCTCGAGTGGGACTGA
- a CDS encoding NADH-quinone oxidoreductase subunit B encodes MGIEEKAPAGFMLGSVEKIVGLARKSSMWPVTMGLACCAIEMMATGTPRFDISRFGMEVFRASPRHADLMIVSGRVSQKMAPIVRNVYDQMPEPKWVISMGVCASSGGMFNNYAIVQGVDHIVPVDIYLPGCPPRPEMLLNAILALHEQVRNSPLGVNRVEAARKAEEAALAATPTHRMKGLLA; translated from the coding sequence ATGGGTATCGAGGAGAAGGCACCGGCGGGCTTCATGCTCGGCTCGGTGGAGAAGATCGTCGGCCTCGCACGCAAGAGCTCCATGTGGCCCGTGACGATGGGCCTGGCGTGCTGCGCGATCGAGATGATGGCCACCGGCACGCCCCGCTTCGACATCTCCCGCTTCGGCATGGAGGTCTTCCGCGCCTCCCCGCGCCACGCGGACCTCATGATCGTCTCCGGCCGCGTCAGCCAGAAGATGGCCCCGATCGTGCGCAACGTCTACGACCAGATGCCCGAGCCCAAGTGGGTCATCTCCATGGGCGTCTGCGCCTCCTCGGGCGGGATGTTCAACAACTACGCGATCGTCCAGGGCGTGGACCACATCGTCCCGGTCGACATCTACCTCCCCGGCTGCCCGCCCCGGCCCGAGATGCTGCTCAACGCCATCCTCGCGCTGCACGAGCAGGTCCGGAACTCCCCGCTCGGCGTCAACCGCGTGGAGGCGGCCCGCAAGGCCGAGGAGGCCGCCCTGGCCGCCACCCCCACCCACCGGATGAAGGGACTGCTGGCGTGA
- a CDS encoding NADH-quinone oxidoreductase subunit C, with protein sequence MSERNDDKQSAADAAKPGSATAGIGQSSTAAALEGGAQNIPAGPLGGRTQLEVVATRHGMFGAGESGDTSGFGGLVTTVALPPASERPYGGWFDEAVDILVELLAEQGLDPDAVIERVVVDRGELTLFIAREYIVTVCRNLRDDQDLRFELCLGVSGVHYPGDVGRELHAVYHLMSVTHRHNLRLEVAAPDADPHVPSVIDVYPGNDWHERETWDLMGIVFDGHPSLARTAMPDDWVGHPQRKDYPLGGIPVEYKGAVIPPPDTRRSYS encoded by the coding sequence GTGAGCGAGCGCAACGACGACAAGCAGTCGGCCGCCGACGCCGCCAAGCCCGGCAGCGCCACCGCCGGCATCGGGCAGTCCTCGACGGCCGCCGCCCTCGAGGGCGGGGCCCAGAACATCCCCGCCGGCCCGCTCGGCGGGCGCACCCAGCTCGAGGTCGTCGCCACCCGGCACGGCATGTTCGGCGCGGGGGAGTCGGGGGACACCTCGGGCTTCGGCGGGCTCGTCACCACCGTCGCCCTGCCGCCGGCCTCCGAGCGCCCCTACGGCGGCTGGTTCGACGAGGCCGTCGACATCCTCGTCGAGCTCCTCGCAGAGCAGGGCCTCGACCCCGACGCCGTCATCGAGCGGGTCGTCGTCGACCGCGGCGAGCTGACCCTCTTCATCGCCCGCGAGTACATCGTCACGGTGTGCCGCAACCTCCGCGACGACCAGGACCTGCGCTTCGAGCTGTGCCTGGGCGTCTCGGGCGTGCACTACCCCGGCGACGTCGGGCGCGAGCTGCACGCCGTCTACCACCTCATGTCGGTCACCCACCGCCACAACCTCCGCCTCGAGGTCGCGGCCCCCGACGCCGACCCGCACGTCCCGTCCGTCATCGACGTCTACCCGGGCAACGACTGGCACGAGCGCGAGACGTGGGACCTCATGGGCATCGTCTTCGACGGGCACCCCTCGCTCGCCCGCACCGCCATGCCTGACGACTGGGTGGGCCACCCGCAGCGCAAGGACTACCCGCTCGGCGGCATCCCCGTCGAGTACAAGGGTGCCGTCATCCCGCCGCCCGACACCCGGAGGTCGTACAGCTGA
- a CDS encoding NADH-quinone oxidoreductase subunit D — MSASTTRPTAAGPAGEAPGAPEFVAEGGDWAEIAAEAERLGEERIVVNMGPVHPSTHGVLRLILELDGETVRELRVGTGYLHTGIEKNMEYRTWTQGVTFCTRMDYVAPFYQEVAYCLGVEKLLGVTEQVPARATLIRVLLMELNRIASHLVAIGTGGNELGATTMMTVAFRGREDILRIFERITGLRMNHAYIRPGGVAQDLPPGTTDYVRELLPNIRLSVKELQDLTVENPLFKLRQQKVGYISLAGSMALGLTGPCLRAAGLPLDLRKDQPYCGYETFDFDVPVRDYSDPYNRTMVRFEECYESIKIVVQALDRLDATPGPVMVADKKVAWPAQLSIGSDGQGNSPEHIKEIMGTSMESLIHHFKLVTEGFRVPAGQVFQQVEHAKGILGVHLVSDGGTRPWRAHFRDPSFANLQSTAMMCEGGQLADVVVTLASIDPVLGGVDR, encoded by the coding sequence ATGTCCGCGTCCACCACCCGCCCCACCGCCGCCGGCCCCGCCGGCGAGGCGCCGGGCGCGCCGGAGTTCGTCGCCGAGGGCGGCGACTGGGCCGAGATCGCCGCCGAGGCCGAGCGCCTGGGCGAGGAGCGCATCGTCGTCAACATGGGCCCGGTGCATCCCTCCACGCACGGGGTGCTCCGCCTCATCCTCGAGCTCGACGGCGAGACGGTGCGCGAGCTGCGCGTCGGCACCGGGTACCTGCACACCGGTATCGAGAAGAACATGGAGTACCGTACCTGGACCCAGGGCGTGACGTTCTGCACCCGCATGGACTATGTCGCCCCGTTCTACCAGGAGGTCGCCTACTGCCTCGGGGTGGAGAAGCTCCTCGGCGTCACCGAGCAGGTGCCCGCCCGCGCCACCCTCATCCGGGTGCTCCTCATGGAGCTCAACCGGATCGCCTCCCACCTCGTGGCCATCGGCACCGGCGGCAACGAGCTCGGCGCGACGACGATGATGACGGTGGCCTTCCGCGGCCGCGAGGACATCCTGCGCATCTTCGAGCGCATCACCGGCCTGCGGATGAACCACGCCTACATCCGTCCCGGCGGCGTCGCCCAGGACCTGCCCCCGGGGACCACCGACTACGTCCGCGAGCTGCTGCCGAACATCCGCCTCTCGGTCAAGGAGCTGCAGGACCTGACGGTGGAGAACCCGCTGTTCAAGCTCCGCCAGCAGAAGGTCGGCTACATCTCCCTGGCAGGGTCGATGGCACTGGGCCTGACCGGGCCCTGCCTGCGTGCTGCCGGCCTCCCGCTCGACCTGCGCAAGGACCAGCCGTACTGCGGCTACGAGACCTTCGACTTCGACGTCCCGGTCCGCGACTACTCCGACCCGTACAACCGTACGATGGTCCGGTTCGAGGAGTGCTACGAGTCCATCAAGATCGTCGTCCAGGCTCTCGACCGCCTCGACGCCACGCCCGGCCCGGTCATGGTGGCCGACAAGAAGGTCGCCTGGCCCGCCCAGCTGTCCATCGGCAGCGACGGCCAGGGCAACTCCCCGGAGCACATCAAGGAGATCATGGGGACCTCCATGGAGTCCCTCATCCACCACTTCAAGCTCGTCACCGAGGGCTTCCGCGTCCCAGCCGGGCAGGTGTTCCAGCAGGTCGAGCACGCCAAGGGCATCCTGGGCGTCCACCTCGTCTCCGACGGCGGCACCCGCCCGTGGCGGGCGCACTTCCGGGACCCGTCCTTCGCCAACCTCCAGTCCACGGCGATGATGTGCGAGGGCGGCCAGCTGGCCGACGTCGTCGTCACCCTCGCCTCCATCGACCCCGTCCTGGGAGGGGTGGACCGCTGA
- the nuoE gene encoding NADH-quinone oxidoreductase subunit NuoE produces the protein MSESFAPEADARLRSEAAELISRYPDSRSALLPLLHLVQSEDGYVSPRGIALCAELLDLSRAEVSAVATFYSQYKRHPNGEYTVGVCTNALCAVMGGDIIWERLSEHLGVGHDETTADGRITLEQVECNAACDYAPVVMVNWEFFDNQTPTSAVDLVDQIAAGRPVHPTRGANTVATFKEVEHVLAGFEDGRADEGVGAGEASLLGLRIARDKGWIAPRVVADGEAGGRAGGDSQVPTESAQAAEDLTSPPVGVEGSSADRQPVTERDVSPETVRDEHKGNVE, from the coding sequence ATGAGCGAGTCGTTCGCACCCGAGGCCGACGCGCGCCTGCGCTCCGAGGCCGCCGAGCTGATCTCGCGCTACCCGGACTCCCGGTCGGCGCTGCTGCCCCTGCTGCACCTCGTGCAGTCCGAGGACGGCTACGTCTCCCCGCGCGGCATCGCGCTGTGCGCGGAGCTGCTGGACCTGTCCCGCGCCGAGGTCTCCGCCGTGGCCACGTTCTACAGCCAGTACAAGCGCCACCCCAACGGCGAGTACACGGTCGGCGTGTGCACCAACGCGCTGTGCGCCGTCATGGGCGGCGACATCATCTGGGAGCGGCTCTCCGAGCACCTCGGCGTGGGCCACGACGAGACGACGGCGGACGGGCGGATCACCCTCGAGCAGGTCGAGTGCAACGCGGCCTGCGACTACGCCCCCGTGGTCATGGTCAACTGGGAGTTCTTCGACAACCAGACGCCCACGTCCGCGGTCGACCTCGTCGACCAGATCGCGGCCGGCCGGCCCGTGCACCCCACCCGCGGGGCGAACACGGTCGCCACGTTCAAGGAGGTCGAGCACGTCCTCGCCGGGTTCGAGGACGGCCGTGCCGACGAGGGCGTGGGCGCGGGGGAGGCCAGCCTCCTCGGGCTGCGCATCGCCCGGGACAAGGGATGGATCGCGCCGCGCGTCGTCGCCGACGGCGAGGCCGGCGGCCGGGCCGGCGGGGACTCGCAGGTGCCCACGGAGTCGGCTCAGGCTGCGGAGGACCTCACCTCGCCGCCGGTCGGCGTGGAGGGCTCCAGCGCCGACCGCCAGCCGGTCACCGAGCGCGACGTCTCGCCGGAGACGGTCCGCGACGAGCACAAGGGGAATGTCGAATGA
- the nuoF gene encoding NADH-quinone oxidoreductase subunit NuoF: protein MSLTEPGRLTPVLTDIWDAERSWKLDTYRDRGGYEGWRTALTMAPEDVVGVVKDSGLRGRGGAGFPTGLKWSFLPKPDGGPRYLVVNADESEPGTCKDVPLMMANPHSLIEGMAITSYAIGGNVAFIYLRGEVVHVYRRLMAAVREAREAGLIGKGLGPNGDYDLEIVVHAGAGAYICGEETALLDSLEGRRGQPRLKPPFPAVAGLYARPTVVNNVESIASVPGILAHGKDWFTSMGTPKSTGHGIFSVSGHVRNPGQFEVPFGITMRELIELAGGMREGRKLKFWTPGGSSTPIFTEAELDVPLDYEAVGAAGSMLGTRALMVFDDTTSVVRVIARWTDFYQHESCGKCTPCREGTYWMKQVMHRLEAGKGLPSDVDLLLDVAGNIAGRSFCALGDASATPIQSGIKHFRAEFEAGTHTPAWELFPYEASALFSEAGVR from the coding sequence ATGAGCCTCACCGAGCCGGGCCGGCTCACCCCGGTCCTCACCGACATCTGGGACGCCGAGCGGTCCTGGAAGCTCGACACCTACCGCGACCGCGGTGGCTACGAGGGCTGGCGCACGGCCCTGACGATGGCCCCCGAGGACGTCGTCGGCGTCGTCAAGGACTCGGGCCTGCGCGGGCGCGGCGGCGCCGGGTTCCCCACCGGGCTGAAGTGGTCGTTCCTGCCCAAGCCCGACGGCGGACCGCGCTACCTCGTGGTCAACGCCGACGAGTCCGAGCCGGGCACCTGCAAGGACGTCCCGCTCATGATGGCCAACCCCCACTCGCTCATCGAGGGCATGGCCATCACCTCCTACGCCATCGGCGGCAACGTCGCGTTCATCTACCTGCGCGGCGAGGTCGTCCACGTCTACCGCCGGCTCATGGCCGCGGTGCGCGAGGCCCGCGAGGCGGGTCTCATCGGCAAGGGCCTGGGCCCGAACGGCGACTACGACCTGGAGATCGTCGTCCACGCCGGCGCCGGTGCGTACATCTGCGGCGAGGAGACCGCCCTGCTCGACTCGCTGGAGGGTCGGCGCGGCCAGCCCCGCCTCAAGCCGCCGTTCCCCGCCGTCGCGGGCCTGTACGCCCGCCCGACCGTGGTGAACAACGTCGAGTCCATCGCCTCCGTGCCGGGCATCCTCGCCCACGGCAAGGACTGGTTCACCTCGATGGGCACGCCCAAGAGCACCGGTCACGGCATCTTCTCCGTCTCCGGGCACGTGCGGAACCCCGGCCAGTTCGAGGTCCCGTTCGGCATCACCATGCGCGAGCTCATCGAGCTGGCCGGCGGCATGCGCGAGGGCCGGAAGCTGAAGTTCTGGACCCCTGGCGGGTCCTCGACCCCGATCTTCACCGAGGCCGAGCTCGACGTCCCCCTCGACTACGAGGCCGTCGGGGCCGCGGGCTCCATGCTCGGGACCCGGGCGCTGATGGTCTTCGACGACACCACCTCCGTGGTGCGCGTCATCGCGCGGTGGACCGACTTCTACCAGCACGAGTCCTGCGGGAAGTGCACGCCCTGCCGCGAGGGCACCTACTGGATGAAGCAGGTCATGCATCGGCTCGAGGCCGGCAAGGGCCTGCCGAGCGACGTCGACCTCCTTCTCGACGTGGCGGGGAACATCGCCGGGCGCTCCTTCTGCGCGCTCGGCGACGCCTCCGCGACCCCCATCCAGAGCGGGATCAAGCACTTCCGCGCCGAGTTCGAGGCCGGGACGCACACGCCCGCCTGGGAGCTCTTCCCCTACGAGGCCTCCGCCCTCTTCAGCGAAGCAGGTGTCCGATGA